The Cyanobacterium stanieri LEGE 03274 region TAGTGTTTTAGCTAAAAGTTTGGGGGTAACTCTTGATGATATATTACGCCCAATTGATCAACTACCTCAAACGAATAATTTTTGTTTTCGCACTCATTGTAAATTTACTCAAAAACCCCAATTTATAAGTTATGTAGAGAATTTATTAAACACTTATACTGCCCTTGAAGTAGCCGTTGGGTTGCCTCCTTATGCCCCAGAAACAACCCCTTGTAATGTGCTAAAAGATAATGAAAGTCGTATTCAACAAATAGCTAAGTCTTTTCGTCTTCGTTTAGGTATCGGTGATGCACCCATTCCGAATCTATTTGAAGCGATAGAGGAGTTAGGTTTAAAGGTTTTACGACTACCCGTTGAGCAAAAAGACTTTTTCGGGTTAAGTGCCTGTAGTAATAGTCAGGGTGCTTTTGTACTAATTAACACCCATAATATTAGTATTGAAAGACAATTATTTACCCTGGCTCATGAAATTGGACATCTAATTTTTCATCGAGACGAATATCAAAACCGATTAATGATAAGTGAAAGTCGGGAGGAAGAAAAAGCAAGAGAAAAGGTAGCTAATTATTTTGCTAGTCATTTACTTGTATCCCAAACGGCTTTTGATTTAGCTTGTCAAAACATGACTAATTTACTGGAACTTAAAGCTCATTTTCGGGTAAGTTATGCCACTATTATTAAACGACTTGATGAGTTAGGAATAGATAGTTATGGAGAAATGATCAAAAAAATAAGAGCTAACTATAAACGTTTATATAATAAATCTCTTACTAAAGAAATTGAACTTGAACCAAAGTTAGCAGAAAATAATTTTCCTGTTAATCAACGTTATCAAAGTCTTATTTGGAAAGCTCTAAAAGCGGA contains the following coding sequences:
- a CDS encoding XRE family transcriptional regulator, which codes for MKETIAFNLIRYRKGLHISQESLAQQTGVTRQTINNYEKAKTLPDSKTLSVLAKSLGVTLDDILRPIDQLPQTNNFCFRTHCKFTQKPQFISYVENLLNTYTALEVAVGLPPYAPETTPCNVLKDNESRIQQIAKSFRLRLGIGDAPIPNLFEAIEELGLKVLRLPVEQKDFFGLSACSNSQGAFVLINTHNISIERQLFTLAHEIGHLIFHRDEYQNRLMISESREEEKAREKVANYFASHLLVSQTAFDLACQNMTNLLELKAHFRVSYATIIKRLDELGIDSYGEMIKKIRANYKRLYNKSLTKEIELEPKLAENNFPVNQRYQSLIWKALKAEKISESKAAELLNITIEALRLARMQQEVYAIA